GCTTCTAACGTGATGCTTTTATCTGACCACCATAGCAAAAACTAAACACGACAGTCAAAGTTAAGGTAATATGGCTGGTTAGCTACATGCAAATGCTATTAGCGTGTTCCCCTGTAATTAGCACATTATAGCATTTCAGTGGAGAAATTACattaacaagctagctaacgttccattgctagctagccagtcaGTCTTACCGATTGTACATATCAGCCATCATTTCCACTTCTAGTTCCGCCGCCAGTTGCTGTGCTTTCTCTGGGTCCATGTCTGCGTTGTGCCCACTCCAGACCGTACTCTCTCCAAAATCTAACCGTCCAAACGACCACTCTCAGCGGCCAACAAACACACCCGACCACCGGCTTATTTAACCTTCAGATTGAGGCATACACGTGTGTTGTTCCATTCCTCCCCATTACCACTTCCGCTGTCAATAAAGTTGCGCATTCAAACAGCTGTCAAATCAAAGAGAGTTTTTAATATTTTTCCAATACATCCTTGATCCTTCACTTTTACCTCATGATTGACACAATAAATCTGATAAAACAAGATTGCTGTAAACTATGTACAGGACCACTACTTATCCTGCCATGTTCAGTGAGCAATTTGTTCAAGGGAGGTATAAAGTAAGGATGCATTGTTAAAGTATTGTGACTAGGCCCGCTAGAGAACAAGTGACAGGCCATTCTCATTATGGCCCCAACAGAAAATCAAACTCCTTTTTGTTTGAACAAGGATGGCTTGACTGGGAGGCTAGAAAATTGTAATTGAATGTGAGCAAACATTGAGCATGAGTACGAACACTGAGCATAAGTAGGCTAAGTTAAACGTTTTCTTCAATAGCTAGGTTAAAGCAAATAGAAAATGGCCATGCTTGAGAAAACAAATCTATTGGACAGCTGTGGTCAAGAAAGCCATTCGAATACAACAAAATTATTCTATTTAAATGACAGGCCTTAGGCTTTCTTTCAAATTTACAAACTTATACAAACAATGAAGCTACAAATAAAGAACTTGTCAAAAATGACAGACATAAACATTATAtttaagtgcttctgattggacacTGACTGACCGATTCTGAAGGTACAAAAAATAACCAAAATGAACACCAGGGCCCAGTATTCAcaaagcttctcagagtaggCGTGCCTCTGTTATTCATTATGatgtaaaaggctaaactgatcctagatctgcactCAATACGGGCCCTGAAATGTAACAAAAGAGTAGCTGAGTTTGCCGAGTGTCTAGTCTTGGGCTCAAAAGGAACTCTGCTGAAGAACagaacaacaaaaacaataacaaatcacaatcaacaattattatttttttatagtgAGACTCACTCTCATTTTGTGAGTTAGTGTGGTAGGTTGGGGCTGCTCCGACAGTTAACTGtgtggagaggaggagcagggaggTTGCTTAGGAACGGTAACCTTTCTTCTCAAGAACACACTCTTTAGACTCTGTTGCAATAATAAACGTTTCCAATTTAGAACACACGCATACAAAAGCTAGCCTTTATGTTGACGAATCCACATATGCGTTCTTCAATGGCAacgttgtattttttatttttttttatggatTCTAAATGAACACGTCCCTAAGAGTACACTTTCCCACTTACTCAGTCGGTTTCCTCTCCCATCACGTCAATCTCGTCTTCCTCCAAGTCTTCCTCTGTCAGTTCTGTGACGCCTTGCTCAAGCCCCGCCCCCCACACTATTGGTCGCACGTCCGGCGACCACTCAAGAACGTCCACCtccacttcctcttcctcctccggcTCCCAGCTTCCTATTGACCCTGTGGTGACCCTTCGTGATGATGTCAGGGTGGAAGGCTCTGCCTCCAGAGGGGTCGGGAGACTCACGTCGGCCATCTTGGGGGCAGCGGTAGCCATGTGGAAGTGGTTGTGGGTGATGCCTCTGAAGCTGACCATGGTGGAACTCGATTGGTCCACTTCTCTGGCGCCGGAAACCTCCTGCCAAGCTACGAAGAAAGAGGGCACACCGATAGTAAACATTTAAAAGAGGTCAAATAATTTAGACTATTTAAGCTCAAACTAGATTAAAATATGAAAATCAACTGCCAGTAGCTTTCTAcgactacactgagtgtacaaaacattaggaacacctgctctttctatgacagactgaccaggtgaaacctatgatcccttattgatatatagagtggcgcagtggtctaaggcactgcatcggagtgctagctgtgccactagagatcctggttcgaatccaggctctgctgtagccggccgcgaccgggagacccatggggcggcgcacaattggcccagtgtcgtccagggtaggggagggaatggccggcagggatgtagctcagttggtagagcatggcgtttgcaacgccagggttgtgggttcgattcccacgggggggccagtatgaaaaaataaataatgtatgcactaactgtaagtcgctctggataagagcgtctgctaaatgactaaaatgtaaatgtaaaatatagtcacttgttaaatccacttcaatcagtgtagatgaaggggaggagacgggttaaagtatgattttttaagccttgagacaattgagaagtGGATTGTGTATGATTCCATtcaagagggtgaatgggcaagacaaaatattgaagtgcctttcaacggggtatggtagtaggtgccaggcgcaccagtttgagtgtgtcaagaactgcaacgctgctggggttttcaagCTCAACAGCTTCCAATGTATATTAAGAATGGTCcgccagccaacttgacaactgtgggaagcattggagtcaacattggtctagcatccctgtggaacgttcgacaccttgtagagtccatgccccgacgaactgaggctgttctgagggcaaaaaggggtgcaactcaatattaggaaggtgttcctaatgttttgtacactccgtgtacATTTCCCTCAAAAGTGAAAATGAAGGAAGGTTCACATTCAGGTTCAAATTGATTTACCTGCATCAGGATACATCGTTGGACACATCTCCTCTACATCGATCTCCTCCTCTTCACCACTCACTTCCTCAGTCACGGCGTAGCCAAACGTCTGGTGGACCTCGTCAACCACATCAAACTCCTCGCTGGAGATCTCCATCTCCAAATACCCATCCTCCATTTTCTCCTCCACCTCTCGGATGATCACACTTCTCCTATATGCCTCCAACATGGATCCTTTTGGTTCTTCGGTCTTCTTGTTTGTCTCTGTAGACgagtctgtttccctctctctgttctccttggTAACCAGATCTCTTCCTTCCTTGTTGCCTTTGTCGGTCCGTTGAGGATCCACCATTTTCTTTGTCCTTGTCATCGATAACATTGCTAAGGTAGCCAGCTCCTCTCGGAGTTCGGAAAAGTCTCCTGACGCATCCACGTTTTCTCCGTCTTCAACGTTTTCTGTGTTCTCAAAATGTTCTCTGTCCTCAATgttctctctttcagtctctttGTAGATGAGTTCTTGATACTCCGTCTCCTGTCCACAAGCGCTGCTGTTGTGTCCTGCATCTTTTTCCTCCGGATGGTCGCTCTCTGTTCGGTTTGTCTGATCGTAATTTTCAACGGTTGGTCTAACGGCTGACTCTCTTTCTAGAGACTGggaataacttttttttttgttcatcAGTCTTGATTCATTTTGACCGCTGTCAATTTCATTGGGTTTCAATAACTTTAACTTTCCTTCACTTTGTTTCTCTCCTTCAGTTTCACTTTCTGTTTCTTTTGCCTCCTTGCTTTTGGCAGACTTCCTCGTCTTTTGGTGCCTGTGCTTCAGGAGCTCTTGGAACTTCTTGAGAGACACAGTGGGTGCCCGACCCTTGGAGGGAGCCAGCTTGACAGCAGGGGGGCTCACTTGGTCTCTGTCTGATTCTGTCTCTCCAGATCTTTCTGGACTGGAGTTCTGTGGCTGACCAGACGGCTGGGGCTCCGGAATGGTTCCGGTTCCAATCCCTGAACAGTTAGAAGGAACTTGCTCTTCAGGGGTACTGGGGGAAGTTGTCTGCAAGCTAGGCTTCTGAGCAACTGTTTTAGATTTAGACAGGACAGGTAGTCTCTGGAAcaactctgctctctctccttcgcCATGTCCCTCCCAGAGCCTGACCCTTTTCCTGTACTTGTTTCGCTTGTCGTCCTTTCCCTGCAGTTCTCTGACTCCTTTTTCCTTTCCCTGCAGTTCTCTGACTCCTTTTTCCTTTCCCTGCGGTCTCTCTCCTTTTTCCTTTCCCTGCAgttctcctcctcctttttccTTTCCCTGCGgttctcctcctcctttttctTTTCCCTGCAGTTCTCCTCCTTTTTCCCTTTCCCTGCGGTTCTCTGACTCTTTTTTCCTTTCCCTGCGGTTCTCTGACTCCTTTTTCCTTTCCCTGCGATTCTCTGACTCTTTTTTCCTTTCCCTGCGATTCTCTGACTCCTTTTTCCTTTCCCTGCGGTTCTCTGACTCTTTTTTCCTTTCCCTGCGgttctcctcctcctttttccTTTCCCTGCGgttctcctcctcctttttctTTTCCCTGCAGTTCTCCTCCTTTTCCCTTTCCCTGCGATTCTCTGACTCTTTTCTCCTTTCCCTGCGATTCTCTGACTCCTTGTTCCTTTCCCTGCGGTTCTCCGACTCCTTTTTCCTTTCCCTGCGGTTCTCCACTTCCTTTTTCCTTTCTCTGTGGTTCCCTTCCTTTTTCCTTTTTGTGCTCAACAGCTTCCCCGTCATGGATGCCCGTTGTCATGGCACTGGAGGGAACTGAACCACCAGCCTGGGAAACCTGTTTTTTTCCTGGTCGTATCTTCCGGGGTCTACCACGTTTCCTATTCGGGGGTGGTGTTGGTGGGATTTGGAGCAGTCCAACTGCATTGGCCAGAGCTTGAAACCTGGAGATGGAAGGACTGGGGGTTTCAGAAGACACGTTAGACGGCTGGTCTTCTTGGTGAAGTTTTACTGGGGAGCAGCTCCTGGTTGCGGTCCAAACGTTAGGGGGGCGCTTCACATCTCGATCCCTGGCTCGGAGCACCCTTACTGGGTTCCCCATTTCCCTTCTCAGCCTCTTTATTCCTTCTGGAGGTCCGTTGGCTTCCTCACCAAGGCTGGACAAAGACTttgtggaggtggtggaggtgttggAAAGGTACCGTCCTAATCGTTCACTCGCTAAGACATTGTTGGTTGCCAGACTGACAGAGCAGATACTTATTTTCACTTGTCCGTTCTCAGTCTTCGTGCCGTCGTTGAGTTTCACTCTTTCAGTCTTTATATCTTCATCCCCGACTTCTATCTTTGTAGAGACGTTGCGTTTCCTCTTTTTCCGACGAGGCTCCAGGGTCTCGCTGTCCTCTGATTGTTCCTGCTCCGCTTTCaaaccctctgttctcctctcatggATTCTCGTCCTGTTCCTGGGTGGATTCAAGGTTTCATCCCCCTGGCTTCTCTCAGTCTTTGCTTTCAGTTTCTCAATCCTTCGCCCCTGCTCCGCCTCAAAACCCTCCTTTCTCCTCACACGGATTCTCTTCCTGTTACTGTGGGGCTTCAAGGTTTCATCTCCCTCGCTTCTCTTCGCCTTTGGTTTCTCAAGCCTTCGCCCCGTAGTGGTGGTCACGACCTTCTTCCTTTTCCACTCCTCCTCGCCCTCTTTGCCGGCCAGTCTTGAGTTGTTGCTAATGCTAGCCCTGTCTTGACCATCAGTCATCTGCTCGGAGTTGTTGTTGGATTCCAACGGCAGCAAAAGGCATTTCTTAGATTCACACAGATTTCCACGGGAACGTGGCGAGTGAATCATGGAGCTAAGTGGAAACTGTAGTCTTCTCGGAGTGCGGCAGAGCCAAGGTGGTAGCTTTGACAGCTGAGGGATTCTATGGAATGGAGTAGCAGGATGCCGGAATGGGGATTTAAGGAAGGGTTTCGTCGGAGAAGGTGGTGGTGAGGGTTCCGGCGAATTTAAGGGTGAGAGACATTTTGGCAGGCGTAGCTCTTCCCAATGTGGAGGAGGAGATTGGGAAGGCTGGGTTTCACTTCCTCGAGACAGCAGTGAAAGGAGTTCTGGGAAACCTAGTCCTCTCCCGGGAGTGGCATCTGGTGGGCATGCTGGGTGTTGTGGTTCAGAAGCATCCGTTTCAGAGGGGGGGAGGAAACCGGGGGTGACAGCCATTGGTTCTTCTTCTTGTGGAACTTCGTGATTCGTACTGGCCTGACTCAGACTCTGACTTGGAATGGCTTCTCCATTCACTTGACTTGGAGTAGAGTGTCTCCATTCACTTGACTTGGAGCGGTCTTTCCATTGGTCGACAGACAATCCGCAGAGGACAGATTACAAACATACTCTTTGGATGTCGACGGAATGCCTGTCTGGGCTGAAGAACCCTTCCAGCACCCTGGATCTCGGTCCTCTTCCCCTGTGTAAGGTAGAGAGGCCTGGCTCTGAGGAAgggactggtggtggtggggaggccTTGGTGAAGGGCCTGAGTGGACTGgtatgatgctgctgctgccaccGCATCCAACCACCAGGCTCTTGGAGTTCCGGTTCTGGAGTTCCTGGTTCTGAGAGTTCTGGTTCTGGAACCGGACCAGGAGTTCATGGTGGTTCTTGGCGTTCTCAGAGGAGCACTGGAGTACACCTGAACAATAGGAAGCCCGGTTGCATTCGGTCCAGTCAGAGGAGTAATCATTACAGGAGAAGTGAGGGTGagagtggtggtggggggtggaggggtgagagtggtggtggggggtggaggggtggggggtggagcAGTGAGGGGTCAGAGGTTGGGGGTCCAGGTAAAGGTCAGGGGTGACGGTGCAGGTGGTTGTCGTGGTGGCGAAATGGGAGGAGATGATGGAGTGGAAGgcttgagaaagagagagagagaggggggtgaggccGGTGGTAGCTAAGTGTGGGTGCTAATATTGATCTATTGTAATGGATTACACTGTGAGATAGATAAGTGCAAGCAGTGCTGTGAGTAGCTGAGGAAGGGCAGGCATTTAAAATGTACATGATTTATCATACATAGACTaagtcagtgtttcccaacttcggtcctccagtacccccaacagtatttatttgttgtggccccagacaagcacacctgattctacttatcaactaatcatcaagcccttgacaagcacacctgattctacttatcaactaatcatcaagcccttgacaagcacacctgattctacttaaactaatcatcaagcccttgacaattacacctgattctacttaaactaatcatcaagaccttgactagttgaatcaggtgttgcagttgggctgttgggggttctGGCGCACcagagttgggctgttgggggttctGGCGCACcagagttgggctgttgggggttctGGCGCACcagagttgggctgttgggggttctGGCGCACcagagttgggctgttgggggttctGGAGGACTGGAGCACcagagttgggctgttgggggtactggaggactggagcaccagagttgggctgttgggggtactggaggactggagttgggctggtgggggttctggaggactggagttgggctggtgggggttctggaggactggagttgggctggtgggggtactggaggactggagttgggctggtgggggtactggaggactggagttgggctggtgGGGGTTCTGGAGGACTGTGGTTGGGCTGGTGGGGgttctggaggactggagttgggctggtgGGGGTACTGGAGCACCGGAGTTGGGCTGGTGGGGGTTCTGGAGGACATGGGGTTGGGCTGGTGGGGgttctggaggactggagttgggctggtgggggttctggaggactggagttgggctggtgggggttctggaggactggagttgggctggtgggggttctggaggactggagttgggctggtgggggttctggaggactggagttgggctggtgGGGGTACTGGAGCACCGGAGTTGTGAAACACTGACATAAGTAGCTAGAAAGCCTTACAACATAGTTAACAAGGAGCCTGGTTCAGATtaaaggcggcaggtagcctagtggttaagagcgctgggccagtaaccaaaaggacactggttcgaatccccgagccaactaggtggaaaatctgtcgatgtgcccttgagcaaggcaccctaattgctcctgtaagtcactctggataagagcgtctgctaaatgactcaaatataaatatGAAGCCTTCTCAGTAGAGAAAGGTGTTCGATCACATAACATGTAACAAAACATACCTGTTTCAGTCGACAACGCATCACTTCCTTCTCGTTGCGAACACATGCAACGAGAAGCCGAGCCAATGGCGCTGTGCATCCCACAATGCCTTGCGTGGACGGGATGATGCGAGCAGGAGCAGGCCGACGGTCTGTCGTGGCTTTGGAGATGGTGGTGCCGATCGCAATCCTTCTCCAGAACCATAGGGGGCAGTATGTTCAACCCCATCATGATGTCTTCCAGCATCTTCTCGATCTGCTCGTCCGATTCCTCTACCTGCTGGCCAAAACAAGAGGACCACAACAGAAATACGTTGTTAAACATTTTCTGTGTTAACCTTGATCATTTTAAATGCGTGATTGAATTGCCTTTTTTTTTTAATCGTCAAATAAATGAAGATACCGGAGGCTGGGGCAAGGCGAGCTGGGGTTGATGTACTGGGTGTG
The DNA window shown above is from Coregonus clupeaformis isolate EN_2021a chromosome 18, ASM2061545v1, whole genome shotgun sequence and carries:
- the LOC123493113 gene encoding zinc finger CCCH domain-containing protein 13-like; this encodes MTGKLLSTKRKKEGNHRERKKEVENRRERKKESENRRERNKESENRRERRKESENRREREKEENCREKKKEEENRRERKKEEENRRERKKESENRRERKKESENRRERKKESENRRERKKESENRRERKKESENRREREKGGELQGKEKGGGEPQGKEKGGGELQGKEKGERPQGKEKGVRELQGKEKGVRELQGKDDKRNKYRKRVRLWEGHGEGERAELFQRLPVLSKSKTVAQKPSLQTTSPSTPEEQVPSNCSGIGTGTIPEPQPSGQPQNSSPERSGETESDRDQVSPPAVKLAPSKGRAPTVSLKKFQELLKHRHQKTRKSAKSKEAKETESETEGEKQSEGKLKLLKPNEIDSGQNESRLMNKKKSYSQSLERESAVRPTVENYDQTNRTESDHPEEKDAGHNSSACGQETEYQELIYKETERENIEDREHFENTENVEDGENVDASGDFSELREELATLAMLSMTRTKKMVDPQRTDKGNKEGRDLVTKENRERETDSSTETNKKTEEPKGSMLEAYRRSVIIREVEEKMEDGYLEMEISSEEFDVVDEVHQTFGYAVTEEVSGEEEEIDVEEMCPTMYPDAAWQEVSGAREVDQSSSTMVSFRGITHNHFHMATAAPKMADVSLPTPLEAEPSTLTSSRRVTTGSIGSWEPEEEEEVEVDVLEWSPDVRPIVWGAGLEQGVTELTEEDLEEDEIDVMGEETD